A genomic segment from Streptosporangium roseum DSM 43021 encodes:
- a CDS encoding DEAD/DEAH box helicase translates to MPDWKPVTPPSSSSLRAGSALRHLLGVPARRDRVTHVEHVPARQAGQARWPDWVHESLVTRWANHGISGLWSHQAEAAELVHRGQNVIIATGTASGKSLSYLVPALSSVLDGGTILYLTPTKALAADQLRALNELDVPELRAATFDGDTSFEERAWVRKHANYVLTNPDMLHRTLLPRHANWSSFWRRLRMVVVDECHGYRGVFGSHVAQILRRLRRVCTRYGSAPAFVLSSATASEPGAFAMRLTGLQMAEVTTDASPRGATTFALWEPPLTDLRGEGGAPLRRPATAESADLLADLVIADVRTLAFVRSRRAAESVALTTRAKLQDLVFDVGAPGDLPDKVAAYRAGYLAEDRRGLEKAFRSGDLLGLATTNALELGVDVSGLDAVLIAGWPGTRASLWQQAGRAGRAGQDALAVLIARDDPLDTYLVHHPEALFGRPVEAIVLDPDNPYVLGPHLCAAAAEIPLTPDELQIFGPTAKEVLADLVTEGLLRERATGWFWTRRERATDLADIRGAGGAPVQVVEASTGRLLGTVDEPSAHTTVHTGAVYVHQGETYLVVELDLEAGVALVEAGTPDYTTFARDVTEISVLESLRSHPLGPGELHFGSVEVTRQVVSYLKRRAQSGELLGDEPLDLPPRTLRTRAVWWTLPTSAVVSLAEDGLDLGGAAHAAEHASIGLLPLFATCDRWDIGGVSTELHPDTGLLTVFVYDGHEGGAGFAERGYARALDWLTATREAIASCECERGCPSCIQSPKCGNGNEPLDKAGALRLLAVLLSADPQRT, encoded by the coding sequence ATGCCAGACTGGAAACCAGTGACTCCGCCCTCATCCTCCTCTCTTCGAGCGGGTTCCGCGCTCCGCCACCTGCTCGGCGTTCCCGCACGTCGCGACCGCGTGACCCACGTGGAGCACGTTCCAGCACGTCAGGCGGGTCAGGCCCGCTGGCCGGACTGGGTTCACGAGAGCCTGGTTACGCGCTGGGCGAACCACGGCATTTCGGGCCTATGGTCACATCAGGCCGAGGCGGCTGAACTGGTCCACCGTGGTCAAAACGTGATCATTGCCACAGGGACCGCCTCGGGCAAATCCCTCTCCTACCTGGTCCCCGCCCTCTCCTCGGTGCTCGACGGCGGCACGATCCTTTACCTCACGCCTACCAAAGCACTGGCCGCCGACCAGCTACGCGCCCTGAACGAGCTCGACGTCCCCGAGCTCCGCGCGGCCACCTTCGACGGCGACACCTCCTTCGAGGAACGGGCCTGGGTCCGCAAACACGCCAACTACGTCCTGACCAACCCGGACATGCTCCACCGCACCCTGCTGCCCCGCCACGCCAACTGGTCGTCCTTCTGGCGGCGGCTGCGGATGGTCGTGGTGGACGAATGCCACGGCTACCGGGGTGTGTTCGGCTCCCACGTGGCCCAGATCCTGCGCCGCCTGCGCCGCGTCTGCACACGGTACGGCTCCGCCCCCGCCTTCGTGCTCTCCTCGGCCACGGCCAGCGAGCCCGGGGCCTTCGCGATGCGCCTGACGGGCCTCCAGATGGCCGAGGTGACCACGGACGCCTCTCCTCGGGGCGCGACCACCTTCGCCCTGTGGGAGCCTCCCCTGACCGATCTACGCGGTGAGGGCGGCGCGCCCCTCCGCCGTCCCGCCACCGCCGAGAGCGCCGACCTCCTCGCGGACCTGGTGATCGCCGACGTCCGTACCCTGGCCTTCGTGCGCTCCCGGCGTGCCGCCGAGTCCGTGGCCCTCACCACCCGGGCGAAGCTCCAGGACCTCGTGTTCGACGTGGGGGCGCCCGGGGATCTGCCGGACAAGGTGGCGGCCTACCGGGCCGGATACCTGGCGGAGGACCGCCGCGGACTGGAGAAGGCGTTCCGGTCGGGAGACCTGCTCGGGCTGGCCACGACCAACGCGCTGGAGCTCGGCGTCGACGTGTCCGGGCTGGACGCCGTGCTCATCGCGGGATGGCCGGGGACCCGGGCCTCGCTCTGGCAGCAGGCCGGACGGGCCGGACGGGCCGGGCAGGACGCCCTGGCGGTGCTGATCGCCAGGGACGACCCGCTGGACACCTATCTGGTCCACCACCCCGAGGCGCTGTTCGGCCGGCCCGTCGAGGCGATCGTCCTCGACCCCGACAACCCCTACGTGCTGGGCCCGCATCTGTGCGCCGCCGCCGCCGAGATCCCGCTCACGCCGGACGAGCTGCAGATCTTCGGCCCGACAGCCAAGGAGGTGCTCGCCGACCTGGTGACGGAGGGCCTGCTCAGGGAGCGCGCCACGGGCTGGTTCTGGACCAGGCGGGAACGGGCCACCGACCTCGCCGACATCCGGGGCGCGGGCGGCGCGCCGGTCCAGGTCGTCGAGGCGTCCACCGGGCGGCTGCTCGGCACCGTGGACGAGCCCTCCGCCCACACGACCGTGCACACCGGCGCCGTCTACGTCCATCAGGGGGAGACCTACCTGGTCGTCGAGCTCGACCTGGAGGCGGGGGTCGCCCTCGTCGAGGCCGGAACCCCCGACTACACGACCTTCGCCAGGGACGTCACCGAGATCTCGGTCCTGGAGTCCCTCCGCTCGCACCCGCTCGGCCCGGGAGAGCTCCACTTCGGCTCCGTGGAGGTCACCCGTCAGGTCGTGTCCTACCTCAAGCGCCGCGCCCAGAGCGGCGAACTCCTGGGCGACGAGCCCCTCGACCTGCCCCCGCGCACGCTGCGCACCCGCGCGGTGTGGTGGACGCTGCCCACCTCCGCGGTCGTCTCCCTGGCCGAGGACGGCCTTGACCTGGGCGGGGCGGCACACGCGGCGGAACACGCCTCCATCGGCCTGCTCCCGCTCTTCGCGACCTGTGACCGCTGGGACATCGGCGGCGTCTCCACCGAGCTCCATCCCGACACCGGGCTACTCACCGTCTTCGTCTACGACGGTCACGAAGGCGGCGCGGGCTTCGCCGAGCGCGGCTACGCCCGCGCCCTCGACTGGCTCACGGCCACCCGGGAGGCCATCGCCTCCTGCGAGTGCGAACGCGGCTGCCCCTCATGCATCCAGTCGCCCAAGTGCGGCAACGGCAACGAACCCCTGGACAAGGCGGGAGCCCTCCGTCTCCTCGCCGTCCTGCTCTCCGCCGACCCGCAGCGCACCTGA
- a CDS encoding STAS domain-containing protein, with protein MDLKLDHHSEDRLTIVEVEGEIDVYTAPRLRELLIDLVNKGNFHLLVNMEKVDFLDSTGLGVLVGGLKRVRAHDGSLELVCTQERILKIFRITGLTKVFGIYASVEEAKEAHGRDK; from the coding sequence GTGGATCTGAAGTTGGACCACCATTCCGAGGACCGTCTCACCATCGTTGAGGTCGAGGGTGAGATCGATGTCTACACCGCGCCCAGATTGCGTGAGCTCCTGATCGACCTGGTCAACAAGGGGAACTTCCACCTCCTGGTCAACATGGAGAAGGTTGACTTCCTTGACTCAACGGGACTTGGTGTCCTGGTCGGCGGGCTCAAGCGAGTTCGGGCGCACGACGGCTCACTGGAGCTGGTCTGCACCCAGGAGCGCATCCTGAAGATTTTCCGGATCACCGGACTGACCAAGGTCTTCGGGATCTACGCCTCGGTGGAAGAGGCCAAGGAAGCCCACGGCCGAGACAAGTAG
- a CDS encoding ATP-binding protein: MATVELTFSALPAHVRTARLVATAIARRTGVEESLLDEVRLAVGEACSRAVEAHRLHCPGEPIRIELRDDLGRFEVTVTDSAPSDELEQERELLRFDDPLGQLPDTLMTGFGIAVIVGLADDVQVYPSQKGMRIRMSWPAATNGLSPV, from the coding sequence GTGGCTACCGTCGAGCTGACGTTCAGCGCTCTCCCCGCGCACGTGCGCACGGCACGTCTGGTCGCCACGGCGATCGCCAGGCGCACCGGCGTGGAGGAGTCGTTGCTGGACGAGGTGCGGCTCGCCGTCGGTGAGGCGTGCTCCCGGGCTGTCGAGGCACATCGCCTCCACTGCCCGGGGGAGCCGATCCGCATCGAGCTACGTGATGATCTGGGGCGGTTCGAGGTGACTGTCACCGACTCCGCCCCGAGTGATGAGCTGGAGCAGGAGCGTGAGCTTTTACGGTTCGACGATCCGCTCGGGCAGCTTCCCGACACGTTGATGACCGGCTTCGGCATCGCGGTCATCGTGGGACTGGCCGATGACGTCCAGGTCTACCCCAGCCAGAAAGGCATGCGCATCCGCATGAGCTGGCCTGCGGCGACCAACGGGCTGTCTCCGGTCTGA
- a CDS encoding sodium-translocating pyrophosphatase: MSVLHLAVAEEPAVSLSGSHFNIVIVVAVVALLALAVAGVLVREVLAAGQGTERMQNIARAVQEGASAYLARQFRTLAVFVILIPFLLYLLPAESTGVAIGRSVFFVVGAVFSALTGFIGMWLAVRGNVRVAAAARESGEKVAMRIAFRTGGVAGMITVGLGLLGAAIVVIVYGGDAPAVLEGFGFGAALLAMFMRVGGGIFTKAADVGADLVGKVEQGIPEDDPRNAATIADNVGDNVGDCAGMAADLFESYAVMLVASLILGKVAFGTEGLVFPLIVPMVGVITAIIGIFTTSPRKGDRNGMAAINRGFFISAVISAVLVGVAVFLYLPSSFAGLTGVSPEIAAITSDPRLIAIGAVLIGLVLASAIQILTGYFTETNRRPVKDIGESARTGPATVILSGISVGLESAVYSALIIGAAVYGAFLLGFGNVTIALFAVALAGTGLLTTVGVIVSMDTFGPVSDNAQGIAEMSGDVDGEGARVLTSLDAVGNTTKAITKGIAIATAVLAATALFGAFRTAIETQLANASQGVKDVLGSFGTFSLSVDSPNVLVGLIIGAAVVFMFSGLAIMAVGRAAGRVVFEVREQFRTKPGIMAGTELPDYGRVVDICTRDSLRELATPGLLAVLTPIAVGFALGYAPLGAFLAGAIACGTLMAVFLANSGGAWDNAKKLVEDGHHGGKGSSAHEATIIGDTVGDPFKDTAGPAINPLLKVMNLVALLIAPAVVTYADNVALRIGVTVVAAGIVVAAVVVSKRRSASIAPTEENNVKREREPISG, from the coding sequence ATGTCTGTGCTCCATCTAGCCGTTGCCGAAGAGCCAGCGGTATCCCTGAGCGGTTCCCATTTCAACATAGTGATAGTGGTGGCCGTCGTGGCCCTGCTCGCACTCGCCGTCGCCGGCGTTCTCGTGCGGGAGGTGCTCGCCGCCGGTCAAGGCACCGAGCGTATGCAGAACATCGCGCGAGCCGTACAGGAAGGGGCCTCCGCGTATTTGGCGCGGCAGTTCCGGACGCTCGCGGTGTTCGTCATCCTGATCCCTTTCCTGCTCTACCTGCTCCCCGCCGAATCGACCGGTGTGGCCATCGGCCGCTCGGTTTTCTTCGTGGTGGGCGCGGTCTTCTCCGCACTCACCGGCTTCATCGGCATGTGGCTGGCGGTCCGCGGAAACGTCCGGGTCGCCGCGGCCGCCCGTGAGTCGGGCGAGAAGGTCGCGATGCGGATCGCCTTCCGCACCGGCGGCGTGGCCGGCATGATCACCGTCGGTCTCGGCCTGCTCGGCGCGGCCATCGTGGTGATCGTCTACGGAGGCGACGCCCCGGCCGTGCTGGAGGGCTTCGGCTTCGGCGCCGCCCTGCTCGCCATGTTCATGCGGGTCGGCGGCGGCATCTTCACCAAGGCCGCCGACGTCGGCGCCGACCTGGTCGGCAAGGTCGAGCAGGGCATCCCCGAGGACGACCCGCGCAACGCCGCCACCATCGCCGACAACGTGGGCGACAACGTCGGCGACTGCGCGGGCATGGCCGCCGACCTGTTCGAGTCCTACGCGGTCATGCTGGTCGCCAGCCTGATCCTGGGCAAGGTGGCCTTCGGCACCGAGGGCCTGGTCTTCCCGCTGATCGTGCCGATGGTCGGCGTGATCACCGCGATCATCGGCATCTTCACCACCTCCCCGCGGAAGGGCGACCGCAACGGCATGGCCGCGATCAACCGCGGCTTCTTCATCTCGGCCGTCATCTCGGCGGTCCTCGTCGGCGTCGCGGTCTTCCTCTACCTGCCGAGCAGCTTCGCCGGGCTGACCGGGGTGAGCCCGGAGATCGCCGCGATCACCTCCGACCCGCGCCTGATCGCCATCGGGGCCGTGCTCATCGGCCTGGTGCTGGCCAGCGCCATCCAGATCCTCACCGGTTACTTCACCGAGACGAACCGCCGCCCGGTGAAGGACATCGGGGAGAGCGCCCGGACCGGTCCCGCCACGGTCATCCTGTCCGGCATCAGCGTCGGCCTGGAGTCGGCGGTCTACTCGGCGCTCATCATCGGCGCCGCCGTCTACGGGGCGTTCCTGCTCGGCTTCGGCAACGTCACCATCGCCCTGTTCGCCGTGGCCCTGGCGGGCACCGGCCTGCTGACCACCGTCGGCGTGATCGTGTCGATGGACACCTTCGGCCCGGTCTCCGACAACGCGCAGGGCATCGCCGAGATGTCCGGGGACGTCGACGGGGAGGGCGCCCGGGTGCTCACGTCGCTGGACGCCGTGGGCAACACCACCAAGGCCATCACCAAGGGCATCGCGATCGCGACGGCGGTGCTCGCCGCGACGGCGCTGTTCGGCGCGTTCCGGACGGCGATCGAGACCCAGCTCGCCAACGCGTCCCAGGGCGTCAAGGACGTGCTCGGCTCGTTCGGCACGTTCAGCCTGAGCGTCGACTCCCCGAACGTGCTGGTCGGTCTGATCATCGGCGCGGCGGTGGTGTTCATGTTCTCCGGCCTGGCCATCATGGCGGTCGGCAGGGCGGCCGGGCGGGTGGTCTTCGAGGTGCGCGAGCAGTTCCGCACCAAGCCGGGGATCATGGCGGGTACGGAACTGCCCGACTACGGCAGGGTCGTGGACATCTGCACCCGTGACTCGCTGCGGGAGCTGGCCACGCCCGGCCTGCTCGCCGTACTCACGCCGATCGCCGTCGGCTTCGCCCTCGGCTACGCGCCGCTCGGCGCGTTCCTCGCCGGGGCCATCGCCTGCGGCACGCTGATGGCGGTGTTCCTGGCCAACTCCGGCGGTGCCTGGGACAACGCCAAGAAGCTGGTCGAGGACGGCCACCACGGGGGCAAGGGATCGTCCGCCCACGAGGCCACCATCATCGGTGACACCGTCGGCGACCCGTTCAAGGACACCGCGGGCCCGGCGATCAACCCGCTGCTGAAGGTGATGAACCTGGTGGCGCTGCTGATCGCTCCGGCGGTGGTCACCTACGCCGACAACGTGGCGCTGCGGATCGGCGTCACCGTGGTCGCGGCCGGCATCGTCGTCGCCGCGGTGGTCGTCTCCAAGCGCCGGTCGGCGAGCATCGCCCCGACCGAGGAGAACAACGTCAAGCGCGAGCGAGAGCCGATCTCGGGCTGA
- a CDS encoding SixA phosphatase family protein, whose amino-acid sequence MTTRTLIVLRHAKAAHVHGLADRERPLTGRGERDARRVGETLTGMDLHPDLVLCSPSERTRQTARLALPDADITFDPAIYEAYSDELLTLIRRSDPEVRTLMLVGHNPGVHELVLDLTAREDDPGFPPGAFAVIETEGEWAEFEAGRGVAHWSPKEH is encoded by the coding sequence GTGACGACACGTACCCTGATCGTGCTGCGGCACGCCAAGGCGGCCCACGTCCACGGCCTGGCCGACCGGGAGCGCCCTCTCACCGGGCGCGGCGAGCGTGACGCCCGCAGGGTCGGGGAGACGCTCACCGGCATGGATCTCCACCCCGACCTGGTGCTCTGCTCGCCGTCGGAGCGGACCAGGCAGACCGCCAGGCTGGCCCTGCCCGATGCGGACATCACATTCGACCCGGCCATCTACGAGGCCTACTCCGACGAGCTCCTCACGCTGATCCGGCGGAGCGACCCCGAGGTCCGCACGCTGATGCTGGTCGGGCACAACCCCGGCGTCCACGAGCTGGTCCTGGACCTCACCGCGAGGGAGGACGACCCCGGCTTCCCGCCCGGCGCGTTCGCCGTCATCGAGACCGAGGGCGAGTGGGCCGAGTTCGAAGCGGGGCGCGGCGTCGCCCACTGGAGCCCCAAGGAGCACTGA
- a CDS encoding FUSC family protein, producing the protein MRRIAEALRGDFVLSGRPSWGYSLLCALGICLPLVAGVMLGHVPQGAAMALGGYLTVFGDAPGLPYGERARKLLVATLMVTLGSGLGALIQPYPWVAAVVVGLVAMAGGYWPVISISSVLSVALTYFAPPGMSVPAHMAITAAGGLLMTLLLLGLWPVRRLQPLRTAFEEAGTALADLLEAAGRAPLSDESWEVLRRCAVTALDDAAKAFSLYRVSEEDDRALQRLLATLTRILHETVALRVLRAAAAQTGVGTDWTEELHEAAGALAGALREAVTLGGSAGVPAALGAVGRFADRVEEIRRAAHTGGAPLPAAALLGQVRRCLDRIGMAVRSVAQQAVEGVEVGPRLPRFGRLRKPVFSTGHHPLRLGLAVTLAMVLMLVTHEHYAKWFVVTVIVSLRPAYRDTVERVVLRTAGTAVGAAGAAVVLAVAPGHFYLIVFIAVCAVLGFALRGASYGYWTIFATPLSLMLSDFSLPLDWGAAAVRVALTIAGGALALLFARLLWPRGQRAKLTGRAVDMLGEHAALVRSLIDQDPDEVRARLSSASDAADRFSDSLDRLDKEPGGSAPQRLRDAVTAARRLRDNALALFAVPPSGEASGPTAAVLDMVADRLENVAEAVGTERPEAPADDLDGVLDELGAHVDVLAARRLDEVAEGAADQMTEVRRGIMHAAAAQPALKGLSAEALRLAALTAPRR; encoded by the coding sequence ATGCGGAGGATCGCCGAGGCGCTGCGGGGCGACTTCGTGCTCTCCGGCCGTCCCTCCTGGGGATACAGCCTGCTGTGCGCGCTGGGCATCTGCCTCCCGCTGGTGGCCGGCGTCATGCTCGGCCACGTCCCGCAGGGCGCCGCGATGGCCCTGGGCGGCTATCTCACCGTCTTCGGGGACGCCCCGGGCCTGCCGTACGGCGAGCGCGCCCGCAAGCTGCTCGTCGCCACGCTCATGGTCACGCTGGGTTCGGGCCTGGGCGCGCTGATCCAGCCGTACCCCTGGGTGGCCGCCGTCGTGGTGGGCCTGGTCGCCATGGCCGGCGGCTACTGGCCGGTGATCAGCATTTCCTCGGTGCTCTCGGTGGCCCTGACCTATTTCGCCCCGCCGGGCATGAGCGTGCCGGCCCACATGGCGATCACGGCGGCCGGTGGCCTGCTGATGACGCTGCTCCTCCTGGGGCTCTGGCCGGTGCGCCGCCTCCAGCCGCTCCGCACGGCCTTCGAGGAGGCCGGTACGGCGCTGGCCGACCTGCTGGAGGCCGCGGGGAGGGCTCCGCTCTCCGACGAGAGCTGGGAGGTGCTGCGCCGCTGTGCCGTCACCGCCCTGGACGACGCGGCCAAAGCCTTCTCCCTCTACCGGGTCTCGGAGGAGGACGACCGGGCCCTGCAGCGGCTGCTGGCCACGCTGACCCGCATCCTCCACGAGACCGTCGCGCTGCGCGTGCTGCGGGCGGCGGCCGCGCAGACGGGCGTGGGCACGGACTGGACCGAGGAGCTGCATGAGGCGGCCGGGGCCCTGGCCGGCGCGCTGCGGGAGGCCGTGACGCTCGGCGGTTCGGCCGGGGTGCCCGCGGCACTGGGCGCCGTCGGGCGGTTCGCCGACCGGGTCGAGGAGATCCGCCGGGCCGCTCACACGGGTGGCGCGCCGCTGCCGGCGGCCGCGCTGCTCGGGCAGGTCCGCCGGTGCCTGGACCGGATCGGGATGGCGGTGCGGTCGGTGGCGCAGCAGGCGGTCGAGGGGGTCGAGGTCGGGCCGCGCCTGCCCAGGTTCGGCCGGTTGCGCAAGCCGGTGTTCTCCACGGGCCACCATCCGCTACGGCTGGGCCTGGCGGTGACTTTGGCCATGGTGCTGATGCTGGTGACCCACGAGCACTACGCCAAGTGGTTCGTGGTGACCGTGATCGTCAGCCTCCGCCCGGCCTACCGCGACACCGTGGAGCGGGTGGTGCTGCGGACGGCCGGCACGGCGGTGGGCGCGGCGGGGGCGGCGGTGGTGCTGGCGGTCGCGCCCGGCCACTTCTACCTGATCGTGTTCATCGCGGTCTGCGCGGTGCTGGGATTCGCGTTGCGGGGGGCCAGCTACGGCTACTGGACGATCTTCGCGACGCCGCTGTCGCTGATGCTGTCGGACTTCTCCCTGCCGCTGGACTGGGGGGCGGCGGCGGTCCGGGTGGCCCTCACGATCGCGGGCGGGGCGCTGGCGCTGCTCTTCGCCCGGTTGCTGTGGCCCCGGGGGCAGCGCGCGAAGCTGACCGGCAGGGCCGTGGACATGCTCGGAGAGCACGCGGCGCTGGTGCGGTCGTTGATCGACCAGGACCCCGACGAGGTGCGCGCGAGGCTCTCCTCGGCGTCCGACGCGGCCGACCGGTTCTCCGACTCCCTGGACCGGCTGGACAAGGAGCCCGGGGGCAGCGCGCCGCAGCGGCTCAGGGACGCCGTGACGGCCGCCAGGCGGCTACGTGACAACGCCCTGGCGCTGTTCGCCGTGCCGCCGTCCGGGGAGGCGTCCGGGCCCACGGCGGCGGTCCTCGACATGGTCGCCGACCGGCTGGAGAACGTCGCCGAGGCGGTCGGCACGGAGCGCCCCGAGGCGCCGGCCGACGATCTGGACGGTGTCCTGGACGAGCTCGGCGCGCACGTGGACGTGCTGGCCGCGCGACGGCTGGACGAGGTGGCCGAGGGGGCGGCCGATCAGATGACCGAGGTGCGCCGCGGGATCATGCACGCCGCCGCCGCGCAGCCGGCCCTGAAGGGGCTCAGCGCCGAGGCCCTCCGGCTGGCCGCACTCACCGCTCCGCGACGATGA
- the serB gene encoding phosphoserine phosphatase SerB, with product MNQRTLLITLTGPDRPGVTSRLFSVLAGFPVVVADIEQVVIRGRLTLGVLVAYAGDTPTGTGSTIGALWTAVERAAEDMGLQVELSTGSDPQEKRRRGRLHVTVLGSPLQPSAMAGIAGRIAAAGANIDRIERLSNYPVTCIELAVSGADPDTLRAELAIEAHAQRVDVAVQRTGLHRRAKRLIVMDVDSTLIQAEVIELLAAHAGCLDEVARVTEEAMRGELDFAESLRRRVALLEGLPQEIFEKVRKELVLTPGARTLVRTLKRLDYRFAIVSGGFTQLTDALVDDLGIDYSAANTLEVVDGVLTGRVVGEIVDRPGKARALERFARQAGIPISQTVAIGDGANDLDMIAAAGLGIAFNAKPVVRQAADTAVNVPYLDSILYLLGIPRAEVEAADAEDGVIVAER from the coding sequence ATGAACCAGCGCACGCTTCTGATCACGTTGACCGGACCCGACCGGCCGGGCGTCACCTCGCGGCTCTTCTCCGTGCTGGCCGGCTTCCCCGTCGTCGTCGCCGACATCGAGCAGGTCGTCATCCGCGGCCGGCTCACCCTGGGCGTCCTCGTCGCCTACGCGGGCGACACCCCGACCGGGACGGGCAGCACCATAGGCGCCCTGTGGACCGCCGTCGAGCGGGCCGCCGAGGACATGGGGCTGCAGGTGGAGCTGTCCACCGGCTCGGACCCGCAGGAGAAGCGACGGCGCGGGCGGCTGCACGTCACCGTGCTCGGCTCGCCGCTGCAGCCCTCCGCGATGGCCGGCATCGCCGGCCGGATCGCCGCCGCCGGCGCCAACATCGACCGGATCGAACGGCTGTCCAACTACCCGGTGACCTGCATCGAGCTGGCCGTCTCCGGCGCCGACCCGGACACGCTCCGGGCCGAGCTCGCCATCGAGGCGCACGCTCAGCGGGTCGACGTGGCCGTGCAGCGGACCGGCCTGCACCGCAGGGCCAAGCGGCTGATCGTGATGGACGTGGACTCCACGCTCATCCAGGCCGAGGTGATCGAGCTGCTGGCGGCCCACGCGGGCTGCCTGGACGAGGTCGCCCGGGTCACCGAGGAGGCGATGCGCGGCGAGCTCGACTTCGCCGAGTCGCTGCGCCGCCGGGTCGCGCTGCTGGAGGGCCTCCCCCAGGAGATCTTCGAGAAGGTCCGCAAGGAGCTGGTCCTCACCCCCGGCGCCCGCACCCTGGTGCGGACGCTCAAGCGGCTCGACTACCGGTTCGCGATCGTCAGCGGCGGGTTCACCCAGCTCACCGACGCCCTCGTCGACGACCTCGGCATCGACTACTCCGCGGCCAACACGCTGGAGGTCGTGGACGGCGTACTCACCGGACGGGTCGTCGGCGAGATCGTCGACCGCCCCGGCAAGGCGCGGGCTCTGGAACGCTTCGCCCGCCAGGCGGGCATCCCGATCAGCCAGACCGTGGCCATCGGTGACGGCGCCAACGACCTGGACATGATCGCGGCGGCCGGCCTGGGCATCGCGTTCAACGCCAAGCCGGTGGTCCGCCAGGCCGCCGACACCGCGGTCAACGTGCCCTACCTCGACTCGATCCTCTACCTGCTCGGCATCCCGCGCGCCGAGGTCGAGGCCGCCGACGCCGAGGACGGCGTCATCGTCGCGGAGCGGTGA
- a CDS encoding lysophospholipid acyltransferase family protein → MNPWLPVAPCMPATCLTPAGPRASWPRRTLRLVAVTLAVLAGAALALVARGLGTADRVRLAGAWSRLALRALGVRVEVRQGFTFMAGSAAGLRVVPVPETAPLIVANHVSWLDPLVMSAVLPSRPLAKDEVRGWPVIGGLAVGAGALFIDRDRLSALPEAVGRVAGALGEGHPVAVFPEGTTWCGREMGAFRPAVFQAALDAGAPVRPVAIRYLGPDGAQATVASYVGDDTLPASIRRVAAFRRLTVEVTLLPPVRARNRRSLAWAAESSIASVLVAPPVHGVRAAA, encoded by the coding sequence ATGAACCCGTGGCTCCCCGTGGCGCCGTGCATGCCCGCCACCTGCCTCACGCCCGCCGGGCCGAGGGCGTCGTGGCCGCGCCGTACCCTGCGGCTGGTGGCCGTCACGCTGGCGGTCCTCGCCGGGGCGGCGCTCGCGCTCGTCGCGCGGGGGCTCGGCACGGCGGATCGGGTCCGGCTGGCGGGCGCCTGGTCCCGGCTGGCGCTGCGGGCGCTCGGCGTCCGGGTGGAGGTGCGGCAGGGCTTCACGTTCATGGCGGGTTCGGCCGCCGGGCTCCGCGTGGTCCCCGTCCCCGAGACGGCCCCGCTGATCGTGGCCAACCACGTGTCGTGGCTGGATCCGCTCGTCATGTCCGCCGTGCTGCCGTCCCGCCCGCTGGCCAAGGACGAGGTCCGGGGCTGGCCGGTGATCGGCGGGCTGGCGGTGGGGGCGGGCGCGCTGTTCATCGACAGGGACCGGCTCTCCGCGCTGCCCGAGGCGGTCGGCAGGGTGGCCGGGGCCCTCGGCGAGGGCCATCCGGTGGCGGTCTTCCCCGAGGGCACCACCTGGTGCGGCCGGGAGATGGGGGCCTTCCGGCCGGCCGTGTTCCAGGCGGCGCTGGACGCCGGTGCCCCGGTGCGGCCGGTGGCGATCAGGTACCTGGGCCCGGACGGGGCGCAGGCCACCGTGGCCTCCTACGTCGGCGACGACACCCTGCCGGCCTCGATCCGCCGGGTGGCCGCGTTCCGGAGGCTGACCGTGGAAGTGACGCTGCTGCCCCCGGTCCGGGCCCGTAACCGCAGGTCCCTGGCCTGGGCGGCGGAGTCCTCGATCGCCTCCGTGCTGGTCGCCCCGCCCGTGCACGGAGTCCGGGCCGCGGCCTGA
- a CDS encoding response regulator transcription factor: MTELRVVLAEDHYLVREGTRRLLETSGEIRVVAAVGTADELLDAARRLRPDVVVTDIRMPGSAGLVRAGMEGIDAAHRIREASRDIGVVVLSQFSDAMFALDLFRDGTEGRAYLLKDRVGDIDELLGAIRSVAVGGSVIDPKVVEGLLAKRGVSDRPPPAELTPRELDVLREMAHGLSNGGIARALHLSVSAVEKHVNSIFLKLALENSPDTHRRVAAVIAYLGPR, from the coding sequence ATGACCGAGCTCAGGGTCGTCCTGGCCGAGGACCACTACCTGGTGCGGGAGGGCACCCGCAGGCTCCTGGAGACGTCCGGGGAGATCAGGGTGGTGGCGGCCGTGGGCACCGCCGACGAGCTGCTCGACGCCGCGCGGCGGCTCCGGCCCGACGTGGTGGTGACCGACATCAGGATGCCCGGCTCGGCCGGGCTGGTCCGCGCGGGCATGGAGGGGATCGACGCCGCGCACCGGATCCGGGAGGCCTCGCGGGACATCGGAGTCGTGGTGCTCTCCCAGTTCTCCGACGCCATGTTCGCGCTGGACCTGTTCAGAGACGGCACCGAGGGCCGGGCGTACCTGCTCAAGGACCGGGTCGGGGACATCGACGAGCTGCTCGGCGCGATCCGGTCGGTGGCCGTGGGCGGCTCGGTGATCGACCCCAAGGTGGTGGAGGGCCTGCTGGCCAAGCGCGGGGTGAGCGACAGGCCGCCGCCCGCCGAGCTGACGCCCAGGGAGCTGGACGTGCTGCGGGAGATGGCGCACGGCCTGTCCAACGGCGGCATCGCCCGCGCCCTGCACCTGTCGGTCTCCGCGGTCGAGAAACACGTGAACTCGATCTTCCTGAAGCTGGCACTGGAGAACAGCCCCGACACCCACCGCCGGGTGGCCGCCGTCATCGCCTACCTCGGGCCCCGCTGA